In Rattus rattus isolate New Zealand chromosome 3, Rrattus_CSIRO_v1, whole genome shotgun sequence, one genomic interval encodes:
- the LOC116897322 gene encoding uncharacterized protein LOC116897322 isoform X1 encodes MDAESVHQERWHTAVGLKWEEIYVNIYTQKPLGRAEACLEYLCRRLKEPVCVLWPRSAVTGSCLLPGSSISVRLNLGTTLLGADRSNETSKKHILNKLFNQTKAGAAVRQQDASSPRLEVLRNRGSPLKHSYTRYVQSSCQHLVQSS; translated from the exons ATGGATGCTGAGAGTGTCCATCAAGAAAGATGGCATACAGCTGTAGGTTTGAAATGGGAGGAgatatatgtgaatatttatacACAAAAGCCATTGGGGAGGGCTGAGGCTTGCCTTGAGTATCTGTGCAG acGCCTAAAGGAGCCTGTTTGTGTGCTGTGGCCACGTTCTGCTGTGACTGGATCTTGTCTTCTGCCTGGCTCCTCGATTTCCGTCCGGCTGAATTTGGGGACAACACTGCTTGGCGCAGACAGATCAA ATGAGACTTCAAAGAAGCATATCCTGAACAAGCTATTCAATCAAACAaag gCCGGGGCAGCAGTACGCCAGCAAGACGCATCTTCTCCCCGCCTAGAAGTCCTGAGAAATCGAGGATCTCCcctaaaacattcatatacaagaTATGTGCAATCAAGCTGCCAGCACTTGGTACAAAGCTCATGA
- the LOC116897322 gene encoding uncharacterized protein LOC116897322 isoform X2, giving the protein MLLGGDLPRPRQRRLKEPVCVLWPRSAVTGSCLLPGSSISVRLNLGTTLLGADRSNETSKKHILNKLFNQTKAGAAVRQQDASSPRLEVLRNRGSPLKHSYTRYVQSSCQHLVQSS; this is encoded by the exons ATGCTTCTGGGCGGTGATTTGCCAAGGCCTCGCCAAAG acGCCTAAAGGAGCCTGTTTGTGTGCTGTGGCCACGTTCTGCTGTGACTGGATCTTGTCTTCTGCCTGGCTCCTCGATTTCCGTCCGGCTGAATTTGGGGACAACACTGCTTGGCGCAGACAGATCAA ATGAGACTTCAAAGAAGCATATCCTGAACAAGCTATTCAATCAAACAaag gCCGGGGCAGCAGTACGCCAGCAAGACGCATCTTCTCCCCGCCTAGAAGTCCTGAGAAATCGAGGATCTCCcctaaaacattcatatacaagaTATGTGCAATCAAGCTGCCAGCACTTGGTACAAAGCTCATGA